The Pseudolabrys sp. FHR47 genome contains a region encoding:
- a CDS encoding YicC/YloC family endoribonuclease: MTLSSMTGFARGQGAAGAYVWNWEIKSVNAKGLDVRLRVPPGWDAVEVVARKAATDALARGTVYGNLTVERKGTAPKVKINEPVLAAIIATLDQIDNRVVGAGRPTLDGILALKGVIEITEDDDTPEARQAAEQVVIAGFTKTLAELVAMRRAEGATLGKVLTARLDEIAALSARAEAAPGRKPEAIKARLAEQVANLIEASQRFDNDRLYQEAILLASKADIREELDRLASHGTQVRKLIAEGGPIGRRLDFLAQELNRESNTLTAKANDVELANIGLELKTVVEQFREQVQNLE, encoded by the coding sequence ATGACCTTGTCGAGCATGACCGGATTTGCCCGCGGCCAAGGCGCCGCCGGCGCCTATGTCTGGAATTGGGAGATCAAGTCGGTCAACGCGAAGGGGCTCGACGTGCGTCTGCGCGTGCCGCCGGGCTGGGACGCCGTCGAGGTCGTGGCGCGCAAGGCGGCCACCGATGCGCTGGCGCGCGGCACCGTGTACGGCAATCTCACCGTCGAGCGCAAAGGCACAGCGCCGAAGGTTAAGATCAACGAGCCGGTCCTGGCGGCGATCATCGCCACCCTCGACCAGATCGACAATCGCGTCGTCGGCGCCGGACGGCCGACGCTGGACGGCATCCTCGCGCTCAAGGGCGTCATCGAAATCACCGAGGACGATGATACGCCCGAGGCAAGGCAGGCAGCGGAGCAGGTGGTCATTGCTGGCTTCACCAAGACGCTCGCCGAGCTGGTGGCGATGCGCCGCGCGGAAGGCGCCACGCTGGGCAAAGTTCTGACCGCACGGCTCGACGAGATTGCCGCGCTTTCCGCCCGCGCCGAGGCTGCGCCGGGGCGCAAGCCGGAAGCGATCAAGGCCCGGCTCGCCGAGCAGGTGGCGAACCTGATCGAGGCTTCGCAGCGTTTCGACAACGACCGGCTTTATCAGGAGGCGATCCTACTCGCCAGCAAGGCCGACATTCGCGAGGAGCTCGACCGGCTGGCTTCGCATGGCACGCAGGTGCGCAAGTTGATCGCGGAGGGTGGTCCGATCGGCCGCCGCCTCGATTTTCTGGCACAGGAACTCAACCGCGAATCGAATACGCTGACCGCCAAGGCGAACGACGTCGAACTCGCCAATATCGGGCTCGAGCTCAAGACGGTCGTCGAACAATTTCGCGAGCAGGTGCAGAACTTAGAATAG
- the fabG gene encoding 3-oxoacyl-[acyl-carrier-protein] reductase yields MFSLNGKTALVTGATGAIGEAIARAMHAQGATVAISGTRQEVLDKLAGDLGSRVHVLPCDLSNMEQVEALVPAAEERMEKLDILVANAGVNKDNLFVQLKDEDWDKVIAVNLTATFRLTRAAVSRMMRRRYGRIVGISSVVGFTGNPGQGNYTASKAGMVGMMKSVAAEYAKRNVTANCIAPGIITSAMTDKLNDKQRETILSKVPAGKLGTPLDVAAAAVYLASDEAAYVTGQTIHVNGGMAMF; encoded by the coding sequence ATGTTTAGTCTCAACGGAAAAACCGCGCTGGTCACCGGCGCGACCGGCGCCATCGGCGAAGCCATTGCGCGTGCGATGCATGCGCAGGGCGCCACTGTCGCCATCTCCGGCACGCGTCAGGAAGTTCTCGACAAGCTGGCCGGCGATCTCGGCAGCCGCGTTCATGTGCTGCCCTGCGATCTGTCCAACATGGAGCAGGTCGAGGCGCTGGTGCCGGCCGCCGAAGAGAGGATGGAGAAGCTCGACATCCTTGTGGCGAACGCTGGCGTCAACAAGGACAACCTGTTCGTTCAGCTTAAAGACGAAGACTGGGACAAGGTCATCGCCGTCAACCTCACGGCGACGTTCCGTCTGACCCGTGCCGCGGTGTCGCGCATGATGCGCCGGCGTTACGGTCGTATCGTCGGTATCTCGTCGGTGGTCGGCTTCACCGGCAATCCGGGGCAGGGCAATTACACCGCCTCCAAGGCCGGCATGGTCGGCATGATGAAGTCGGTCGCCGCCGAATATGCCAAGCGCAACGTCACGGCGAACTGCATCGCGCCGGGCATTATCACCTCGGCGATGACCGACAAGCTCAACGACAAGCAGCGCGAAACGATCTTGTCCAAGGTTCCTGCGGGGAAACTCGGCACGCCGCTGGACGTGGCCGCGGCGGCAGTCTATCTGGCCTCCGACGAAGCGGCCTATGTGACCGGCCAGACCATTCATGTGAATGGCGGCATGGCCATGTTCTAG
- the rsmA gene encoding 16S rRNA (adenine(1518)-N(6)/adenine(1519)-N(6))-dimethyltransferase RsmA — translation MGSIDDLPPLRDVIRRHELRPKKSLGQNFLHDLNLTARIARAAEPLESVTVIEVGPGPGGLTRALLSLGARRVVAIERDERAIGALQEISEHYPGRLEIVSGDALEADYNALVGPERSRIVANLPYNVGTALLIQWLTAEPWPPFYDRMVLMFQREVAERIVARVGDDAYGRLAVLAGWRCEAKILFDVAPSAFVPPPNVTSSVVRLDPRPEPLPCDALALQKVTEAAFGQRRKMLRQSLKSLGVDANALLEAAGIEPTRRAEEIDVPGFVALAQEYVKLKGA, via the coding sequence ATGGGCTCGATCGACGATCTGCCCCCGTTGCGCGATGTGATCCGCAGGCACGAATTGCGGCCGAAGAAATCGCTCGGCCAAAACTTCCTGCACGACCTCAATCTCACCGCACGCATCGCGCGCGCCGCCGAGCCGCTCGAATCCGTCACCGTTATCGAAGTCGGACCCGGACCGGGCGGCCTCACCCGCGCCTTGTTGTCGCTCGGCGCCCGCCGCGTCGTCGCCATCGAGCGCGACGAGCGCGCCATCGGCGCACTCCAGGAGATATCGGAGCACTATCCGGGCCGGCTCGAGATCGTGTCGGGCGACGCACTGGAGGCCGACTACAACGCGCTGGTCGGTCCCGAGCGCAGCCGCATCGTCGCCAACCTGCCCTACAATGTCGGCACGGCGCTGCTCATCCAGTGGCTCACCGCCGAACCGTGGCCGCCGTTCTACGATCGCATGGTGCTGATGTTTCAGCGCGAGGTCGCCGAACGCATCGTCGCCCGCGTCGGCGACGATGCGTATGGCCGCCTCGCCGTGCTCGCCGGTTGGCGTTGCGAAGCGAAGATACTATTCGACGTCGCACCGTCGGCCTTCGTGCCACCGCCCAATGTCACCTCGTCGGTGGTACGGCTCGATCCGCGGCCGGAGCCGCTGCCTTGCGACGCACTCGCCTTGCAGAAAGTAACGGAGGCGGCCTTCGGCCAACGCCGCAAGATGCTGCGCCAGAGCCTCAAGTCGCTGGGTGTCGATGCCAATGCTCTTCTGGAGGCCGCCGGTATCGAGCCGACACGGCGTGCCGAGGAGATCGACGTGCCGGGCTTCGTCGCATTGGCGCAGGAATATGTGAAGTTGAAAGGCGCCTAG
- a CDS encoding LPS-assembly protein LptD, with product MAVRLSTRPSVSDRRSSGVCRVWTAIFLVGCGLGVIGAGVPAPARAQTTLDFPPPPAPRPKSAAAIERDKSGQKQMLVQADEINYDNTNNLIAAVGNVHLYYGGATIEADKVVYNQKTKRLRAEGNVRLTEEDGKVTHGQVMDLADDYRDGFVDSLHVETPDRTRMAAAQAERTGGNYTVFHNGVYTACEPCKDNPKKPPLWQVKAARILHDQGEKMIYFEDARLEFFGQPLMYLPYFSAPDPTVKRKTGFLMPTVSTSSKYGTAFEIPYYWALAPNYDATFAPMITTQQGLLLQGEFRQRLINGAYSIRAAGIHQADPNYFKRSDGTTTPGFRDNRGSLESSGRFAINDKWAWGWDALLVSDRTFLQDYNPRLSQYRVTDPLQTGLAEGKSQLYLTGRGSRSYFDARSMYYLGFSESDVQAQIPVVHPVLDYDYTVDRPVVGGELGFKVNFTSLSRTQANFDAVTKAAQLSGECNTADVRVKNSSNCLLRGAPGTFSRFTAEAHWKRSITDGLGQVFTPFASVRVDAGSMDVTNDANVGNYVNTGRSDLVRAMPTVGLEYRFPFINVSSWGTQTIEPIAQVIVRPNETQVGKWINEDGQSLIFDDSNLFKVDKFSGYDRVEGGGRANYGIQYTAQFNNGGFVNALFGQSYSLFGQNSFAVTDSTNTGLDSGLDTRQSDYVARLSYQPTSIFTFTSRFRFDNSSFAMQRMELEASASFDRWSGSVMYGDYAAQPLIGFLDRRQGIQGSGQYKLDANWVLLGQALYDINDKKFAQTRLGLGYIDDCLILAVNYITNYTYSGNVSNNHTVMLQLSLRTLGGTSVSQGFGGTTN from the coding sequence ATGGCGGTGCGGTTGAGCACGCGTCCGTCAGTGTCAGACCGCCGCTCCAGCGGCGTATGTCGCGTTTGGACAGCCATATTCTTGGTGGGTTGCGGCCTTGGTGTCATCGGCGCCGGCGTGCCGGCGCCTGCCCGTGCGCAGACGACCCTCGACTTCCCGCCGCCGCCCGCCCCGCGGCCGAAGTCGGCCGCCGCCATCGAGCGCGATAAATCCGGCCAGAAGCAGATGCTCGTTCAGGCCGACGAGATCAATTACGACAACACGAACAACCTGATCGCCGCCGTCGGCAACGTGCACCTTTACTATGGCGGCGCGACGATCGAGGCCGACAAGGTCGTCTACAACCAGAAGACCAAGCGTCTGCGCGCCGAGGGCAATGTCCGCCTCACCGAAGAGGACGGCAAGGTCACGCACGGCCAGGTGATGGATCTGGCCGACGACTACCGTGACGGCTTCGTCGACTCGCTCCACGTCGAGACGCCGGATCGCACCCGCATGGCCGCCGCCCAGGCTGAGCGGACCGGCGGCAACTACACCGTGTTTCACAACGGCGTCTACACCGCTTGCGAGCCCTGCAAAGACAATCCGAAAAAGCCGCCGCTCTGGCAGGTAAAGGCCGCCCGGATCCTCCACGATCAGGGCGAGAAGATGATCTATTTCGAAGACGCCAGGCTAGAGTTCTTCGGCCAGCCGCTGATGTATCTGCCCTACTTCTCGGCGCCCGATCCGACGGTGAAGCGTAAAACCGGCTTCCTGATGCCGACGGTGTCGACGAGCTCGAAATACGGCACCGCTTTCGAGATTCCCTATTATTGGGCGCTGGCCCCGAATTACGACGCGACCTTCGCGCCGATGATCACGACCCAACAGGGCTTGCTGCTGCAGGGCGAATTCCGCCAGCGGCTCATCAATGGCGCCTATTCGATCCGTGCGGCCGGCATTCACCAGGCCGACCCGAATTATTTCAAGCGCTCCGATGGCACGACGACGCCGGGCTTCCGCGACAATCGCGGCAGCCTTGAATCGAGCGGCCGCTTCGCCATCAACGACAAGTGGGCTTGGGGCTGGGATGCCTTGCTGGTGTCCGATCGCACGTTCCTGCAGGACTACAACCCGCGCCTGTCGCAGTACCGCGTCACCGATCCGCTCCAGACCGGTCTCGCCGAAGGCAAGTCGCAGCTCTATCTGACCGGCCGCGGCAGCCGCAGCTATTTCGATGCCCGGAGCATGTACTATCTCGGATTCTCGGAATCCGACGTGCAGGCGCAGATCCCCGTCGTTCACCCGGTCCTCGATTACGACTACACGGTTGACCGTCCGGTCGTTGGCGGCGAACTCGGTTTCAAAGTCAACTTCACCAGCCTGTCGCGTACCCAGGCCAATTTCGACGCCGTCACCAAAGCCGCCCAGCTCAGCGGCGAATGCAACACCGCTGACGTTCGCGTGAAGAATTCGTCGAACTGTCTGTTGCGCGGCGCCCCCGGTACTTTCAGCCGCTTCACCGCGGAAGCTCACTGGAAGCGCAGCATCACAGACGGCCTGGGGCAGGTGTTCACGCCGTTCGCGTCGGTCCGCGTCGACGCCGGCTCCATGGACGTGACGAACGACGCCAATGTCGGCAACTACGTCAACACCGGCCGCAGCGACCTCGTCCGCGCCATGCCGACCGTCGGCCTGGAGTACCGCTTCCCCTTCATCAATGTCAGTTCCTGGGGCACGCAGACTATCGAACCAATCGCGCAGGTGATCGTGCGGCCGAACGAAACCCAGGTCGGCAAGTGGATCAACGAAGACGGCCAGAGCCTGATCTTCGACGACAGCAACCTCTTCAAGGTCGACAAGTTCTCGGGCTATGACCGCGTCGAAGGCGGCGGACGCGCCAATTACGGCATCCAATACACCGCCCAGTTCAACAATGGCGGCTTCGTCAACGCCCTTTTCGGCCAGTCCTACAGCCTGTTCGGGCAGAACTCCTTCGCCGTCACCGACAGCACCAATACCGGACTCGACAGCGGCCTCGATACCCGCCAGTCGGACTATGTCGCCCGCCTCTCTTATCAGCCGACCAGCATCTTCACCTTCACCTCGCGCTTCCGCTTCGACAACAGCAGCTTTGCCATGCAGCGTATGGAGCTCGAAGCGAGTGCCAGCTTCGACCGGTGGAGCGGCTCGGTGATGTACGGCGACTATGCGGCGCAGCCGCTGATCGGCTTCCTCGACCGCCGCCAGGGCATCCAGGGGTCCGGCCAGTACAAACTCGACGCCAACTGGGTGCTGCTCGGTCAGGCGCTCTACGACATCAACGACAAGAAGTTCGCCCAGACCCGCCTCGGCCTCGGTTACATCGACGATTGCCTCATCTTGGCCGTGAATTACATTACAAATTACACGTACAGCGGCAACGTCTCGAACAACCACACCGTGATGCTGCAGCTGAGCCTGCGCACGCTGGGCGGTACGTCGGTCAGCCAGGGCTTTGGCGGCACCACCAATTAG
- the gmk gene encoding guanylate kinase gives MNDEADITRRGIMLVLSSPSGAGKTTLTRNLLEQENIDYPGKLALSVSATTRAKRPSEIEGVHYFFKTKRQFEVMRDAGELLEWAEVHGNFYGTPREPVERALAEGRDVLFDIDWQGTRQLLDKMRDDVVTVFVLPPTAQELKSRLVRRAEDSEAVIAQRLRNAAEEFQHWNEYDYILVNRDLDKSFARLRAILTAERLKRVKMPNLSDFVGKLLAELKSLTP, from the coding sequence ATGAACGACGAAGCCGACATCACACGCCGTGGCATCATGCTGGTGCTGTCGTCGCCATCCGGCGCCGGCAAGACGACGCTGACCCGCAACCTGCTGGAGCAGGAAAACATCGACTATCCCGGCAAGCTCGCTTTGTCGGTGTCGGCGACGACGCGCGCGAAGCGGCCGAGCGAAATCGAGGGCGTGCATTATTTCTTCAAGACCAAGCGCCAGTTCGAAGTGATGCGCGACGCGGGCGAGCTGCTTGAATGGGCCGAGGTGCACGGCAATTTCTACGGCACGCCGCGCGAGCCGGTGGAGCGGGCGCTGGCCGAAGGCCGTGACGTCTTGTTCGACATCGACTGGCAGGGCACGCGGCAGTTGCTCGACAAGATGCGCGACGACGTCGTCACCGTATTCGTGCTGCCGCCAACAGCGCAGGAACTCAAGTCGCGCCTGGTGCGCCGCGCCGAGGACAGCGAGGCGGTGATCGCGCAGCGGCTGCGCAATGCGGCGGAAGAATTCCAGCACTGGAACGAATACGACTACATCCTGGTCAACCGCGACCTCGACAAGAGCTTCGCGCGGCTTCGCGCCATCCTGACCGCGGAGCGGCTCAAGCGCGTCAAGATGCCGAATCTCAGTGACTTTGTCGGCAAGCTGCTGGCGGAGTTGAAGAGCCTGACGCCGTAG
- the mltG gene encoding endolytic transglycosylase MltG encodes MVPAPRRHSARVRHPMVVFGNAIFTLLVLISLAAGAALYVGKQRFDAPGPLAEDKIVNIPQGYGVSDISDLLKREGVIDQPYVFIGGVAVLKARGLTLKHGEYKFAKQASLSDVVETLSEGKVVQHSFTVAEGLTSEQIVQRLLETEALSGQIKEIPREGTLLPETYKFTRGMSREQILQRMQQSQKRVLQEVWARRSPDLPAQIQTPEQLVTLASIVEKETGRDDERTRVAAVFVNRLKAKMKLQSDPTIIYGLIGGKGVLGRPIMKSEIEQHTPYNTYTIEGLPPGPIANPGRASLEATANPARTKELFFVADGTGGHTFSDSYAEHQKAVAKLRAIERGNGAAPAAPAAAPEAPVAAPAPEPKPKANLRR; translated from the coding sequence ATGGTGCCCGCGCCGCGGCGTCATTCGGCCCGTGTCCGTCATCCGATGGTGGTGTTCGGCAATGCCATCTTCACGCTGCTCGTGCTCATCTCGCTCGCCGCTGGCGCCGCGCTCTATGTCGGCAAGCAGCGGTTCGATGCGCCCGGTCCGCTCGCCGAGGACAAGATCGTCAACATCCCGCAGGGTTATGGCGTCAGCGACATTTCCGATCTCCTCAAGCGTGAGGGCGTGATTGATCAGCCTTACGTCTTCATCGGTGGCGTTGCCGTCCTGAAGGCGCGCGGCCTGACGCTGAAGCACGGCGAATACAAGTTCGCCAAGCAGGCAAGCCTGTCGGACGTGGTCGAGACCTTGAGCGAAGGCAAGGTGGTGCAGCACAGCTTCACCGTGGCCGAGGGGCTGACCTCCGAACAGATCGTGCAGCGCTTGCTCGAAACCGAGGCGCTGTCCGGGCAGATCAAGGAAATTCCGCGCGAAGGCACGCTGCTTCCCGAGACCTACAAGTTCACGCGCGGCATGTCGCGCGAGCAGATTCTGCAGCGCATGCAACAATCGCAGAAGCGCGTGCTCCAGGAAGTCTGGGCACGGCGTTCGCCCGATCTGCCAGCGCAGATCCAGACACCGGAACAGCTCGTGACTCTCGCGTCGATCGTCGAAAAGGAAACCGGTCGCGACGACGAGCGTACGCGCGTCGCTGCCGTCTTCGTCAACCGCCTCAAGGCGAAGATGAAGCTGCAATCCGATCCGACTATCATCTACGGTTTGATCGGCGGCAAGGGCGTGCTCGGCCGGCCGATCATGAAGAGCGAGATCGAGCAGCACACGCCCTACAACACCTATACGATCGAAGGCCTGCCGCCAGGGCCGATCGCCAATCCGGGCCGTGCTTCGCTGGAAGCCACCGCCAATCCGGCGCGCACCAAGGAATTGTTCTTCGTCGCCGATGGCACCGGCGGTCACACCTTCTCGGACAGTTACGCCGAGCATCAGAAGGCCGTCGCCAAGCTACGTGCCATCGAGCGCGGCAATGGTGCGGCACCGGCGGCGCCCGCCGCTGCGCCGGAAGCACCGGTAGCCGCTCCGGCCCCGGAGCCGAAGCCGAAAGCGAACCTGCGGCGGTAA
- the fabF gene encoding beta-ketoacyl-ACP synthase II, whose translation MRRVVVTGMGMLTPLGCGVEPTWSRLLKGESGAKKVDTFEVSDIAARVACMIPRGDGSNGTYNPDQWMEPKEQRKVDPFIVYAMCAATQALNDAGWHPKTEDEKCATGVLIGSGIGGVEGIAETAVILHEKGPRRVSPFFIPGRIINLASGFVSIEHGLKGPNHAVVTACSTGAHAIGDAGRMIALGDADVMVAGGAESPVNRMSLAGFAALRALSTAFNEEPTRASRPYDKARDGFVMGEGAGTVVLEELEHAKARGAKIYGELVGYGMSGDAYHITAPTPDGDGAYRCMKMALKRAGLSPGDIDYINAHGTSTPLGDEIELGAVQRLVGNDAGHISMSSTKSCIGHLLGAAGAVEAIFSILAIRDKVVPPTINLDNPSVETPIDLVPHKARERDVDVALSNSFGFGGTNASLIFSRYNG comes from the coding sequence ATGAGACGAGTTGTCGTCACCGGAATGGGAATGCTGACGCCGCTGGGGTGCGGCGTTGAGCCGACTTGGTCGCGTCTGTTGAAGGGCGAGAGCGGGGCGAAGAAGGTCGACACCTTCGAGGTTTCCGATATCGCCGCCAGGGTCGCCTGCATGATTCCGCGCGGCGACGGCTCGAACGGCACCTACAATCCAGACCAGTGGATGGAGCCGAAGGAGCAGCGCAAGGTCGATCCGTTCATCGTCTATGCGATGTGCGCGGCGACCCAGGCGCTCAACGACGCCGGCTGGCATCCCAAGACCGAGGACGAGAAGTGCGCCACCGGCGTATTGATCGGCTCCGGTATCGGCGGCGTCGAAGGCATCGCCGAGACCGCCGTCATCCTGCACGAGAAGGGGCCGCGCCGCGTCTCGCCATTTTTCATTCCCGGTCGCATCATCAATCTCGCCTCCGGCTTCGTCTCGATCGAACACGGCCTCAAGGGGCCGAACCACGCGGTGGTCACCGCCTGTTCGACCGGCGCGCATGCCATCGGCGATGCGGGGCGCATGATCGCGCTTGGCGACGCCGACGTGATGGTGGCGGGCGGCGCTGAATCGCCGGTGAACAGAATGTCGCTGGCCGGCTTTGCCGCGCTGCGTGCGCTGTCGACCGCCTTCAACGAGGAGCCGACCCGCGCCTCACGTCCCTACGACAAGGCGCGTGACGGCTTCGTCATGGGCGAGGGCGCCGGCACCGTGGTGCTGGAAGAACTCGAACACGCCAAGGCGCGCGGCGCCAAGATTTACGGCGAGCTCGTCGGCTACGGTATGTCGGGCGACGCGTATCATATCACTGCGCCGACACCGGACGGCGACGGCGCCTATCGCTGCATGAAGATGGCGCTCAAGCGCGCCGGGCTGTCGCCGGGTGACATCGACTACATCAACGCCCACGGAACCTCGACGCCGCTCGGCGACGAGATCGAACTTGGCGCTGTGCAGCGCCTGGTCGGCAACGATGCCGGGCATATTTCGATGTCGTCGACCAAGTCGTGCATCGGCCATCTGTTAGGGGCCGCCGGTGCGGTCGAGGCGATCTTCTCGATTCTCGCCATCCGCGACAAGGTCGTGCCGCCGACCATCAATCTCGACAATCCGTCGGTGGAGACGCCGATCGACCTGGTGCCGCACAAAGCCCGCGAGCGTGATGTGGATGTGGCTTTGTCGAACTCGTTCGGTTTCGGCGGCACCAACGCCTCGCTGATCTTCAGCCGCTATAACGGCTAG
- a CDS encoding acyl carrier protein: MSDVAERVKKIVVEHLGVEPDKVTEGASFIDDLGADSLDTVELVMAFEEEFGCEIPDDAAETILTVGDAVKFLEKNAKS, encoded by the coding sequence ATGAGTGACGTTGCCGAGCGGGTGAAGAAGATCGTCGTTGAGCACCTGGGCGTCGAGCCCGACAAGGTGACCGAAGGGGCAAGCTTTATCGATGATCTTGGCGCCGACAGTCTCGACACTGTCGAGCTCGTGATGGCCTTCGAGGAAGAGTTCGGCTGCGAGATTCCTGACGATGCCGCCGAGACGATTCTCACCGTCGGCGACGCCGTCAAATTCCTCGAAAAGAACGCCAAGAGCTGA
- the pdxA gene encoding 4-hydroxythreonine-4-phosphate dehydrogenase PdxA, whose protein sequence is MTPGSGLPLALTLGEPAGIGPELTLAVWRRRAEFRVPPFYVVGDPDLYRDRARTLGLDVPVKAIVAADAVATFDHALPVAPLDVKVSAGPGKPDESSAPAAITSIRRAVADVMAGRAAALVTNPIAKNVLYRSGFAEPGHTEFLARLAEEATGRAAHPVMLLWSPELAVVPVTIHLPLKDVVAHLSKDLIVDTGRIVAHDLHDRFGIAKPRLVVAGLNPHAGENGSLGEEDRDIVAPAVAALRAEGIDAIGPLPADTMFHARARAGYDVALCMYHDQALIPIKTLAFDHGVNVTLGLPFVRTSPDHGTAFDIAGTGKADPSSLVAALILAAQLSAHTRQLVPAQ, encoded by the coding sequence ATGACACCCGGCTCCGGCCTTCCCCTCGCATTGACCCTGGGCGAGCCGGCCGGGATAGGCCCCGAACTCACCCTCGCCGTCTGGCGCCGCCGTGCCGAATTTCGTGTCCCGCCGTTCTACGTCGTCGGCGATCCCGATCTCTATCGCGACCGCGCGCGCACCCTCGGCCTCGACGTGCCGGTCAAGGCGATCGTGGCGGCCGACGCCGTCGCGACCTTCGACCATGCGCTGCCGGTAGCGCCGCTCGACGTCAAGGTCAGCGCCGGGCCGGGCAAGCCGGATGAGAGCAGCGCGCCCGCGGCGATCACATCGATCCGCCGCGCCGTGGCGGATGTCATGGCCGGCCGCGCCGCCGCCTTGGTCACCAATCCCATCGCCAAGAACGTGCTCTATCGCTCCGGCTTCGCCGAGCCGGGCCACACCGAATTCCTCGCGAGACTCGCGGAGGAGGCTACCGGCCGCGCCGCGCATCCGGTGATGCTGCTGTGGTCGCCTGAACTTGCCGTCGTGCCGGTGACCATCCATCTGCCGCTCAAGGATGTTGTCGCTCACCTGAGCAAGGATCTGATCGTCGATACCGGCCGCATCGTCGCCCACGATCTGCACGACCGTTTCGGCATCGCCAAACCGCGTCTCGTCGTCGCGGGCCTGAACCCGCATGCCGGCGAGAACGGTTCGCTCGGCGAAGAAGACCGCGACATTGTCGCACCCGCGGTCGCAGCGCTGCGGGCGGAAGGCATCGATGCCATTGGACCGCTGCCAGCGGACACCATGTTCCACGCGCGGGCCCGCGCCGGCTATGACGTCGCGCTGTGCATGTATCACGACCAGGCGCTGATCCCGATCAAGACACTCGCTTTCGATCACGGCGTCAACGTCACCTTGGGTTTGCCATTCGTGCGAACCTCGCCCGACCACGGCACCGCTTTCGACATCGCCGGCACCGGCAAGGCTGATCCGTCGAGCCTCGTTGCGGCGCTGATCCTCGCGGCGCAGCTATCGGCGCATACACGGCAACTCGTGCCCGCCCAGTAG
- a CDS encoding SurA N-terminal domain-containing protein, producing MPVNPRKPQRNRTWLAGALAVAFAVLLAPSPTRAQVVVVANGSPITELDIAQRSKLIAVSTRKTPSRQEVINELIDDRLKLAKAKYYGLDAGDKEVDAAFENMAQRQRLSPAQFGQMLERSGISPAALKARLKAQIVWSQLVRGRFGSSLQVGEADVANALRTSNQQESVTGYVYTLYPITVIIPSGASPGVADAKRREAENLRGRFTSCDSGIRLARALRDVAVREPVTRNSSDLPEQLREMLARIEIGRLSSPEPTPQGWQMFALCGKRESAADSPAKKEMREKIYNERYEAESKKFLEDIRKSAMIEYK from the coding sequence ATGCCGGTGAACCCACGGAAACCTCAACGGAACCGGACCTGGCTCGCCGGCGCGCTGGCCGTCGCGTTCGCCGTTCTGCTCGCACCTAGCCCAACCCGCGCGCAGGTCGTGGTGGTCGCCAACGGCTCGCCTATTACCGAACTTGATATCGCCCAGCGGAGCAAACTGATCGCCGTCTCGACGCGCAAGACGCCATCGCGCCAGGAGGTCATCAACGAGCTGATCGACGATCGGCTCAAGCTCGCCAAGGCGAAATATTATGGACTCGACGCCGGCGACAAGGAAGTCGACGCCGCCTTCGAGAACATGGCCCAGCGCCAGCGTCTGTCGCCGGCCCAGTTCGGTCAGATGCTCGAGCGCAGCGGCATATCGCCGGCAGCGCTCAAAGCGCGCCTGAAGGCCCAGATCGTGTGGAGCCAACTGGTGCGCGGCCGCTTCGGCTCGAGCCTGCAGGTCGGCGAAGCCGATGTCGCCAATGCCCTGCGCACATCGAACCAGCAGGAAAGCGTCACGGGCTACGTCTACACGCTCTATCCCATCACCGTGATCATTCCTTCCGGAGCGAGCCCGGGCGTTGCCGACGCCAAGCGACGCGAGGCCGAGAACTTGCGCGGCCGTTTCACGAGCTGCGACTCCGGCATCCGCCTGGCGCGCGCCCTGCGCGACGTCGCCGTGCGCGAGCCCGTGACCCGCAATTCCTCCGATCTTCCCGAGCAGCTTCGCGAGATGCTGGCGCGGATCGAAATCGGACGCCTGAGCTCGCCGGAGCCGACGCCGCAGGGCTGGCAGATGTTCGCGCTCTGCGGCAAGCGTGAAAGTGCCGCCGACTCGCCCGCCAAGAAGGAAATGCGCGAAAAAATCTACAACGAGCGCTACGAAGCGGAATCCAAGAAGTTCCTCGAAGACATCCGCAAGTCGGCGATGATTGAGTACAAATGA